In the genome of Myxococcus stipitatus, one region contains:
- a CDS encoding RtcB family protein: MSPRLLPAEPGGVPILVWARRSPPGAEQQLRHIAAQPYVVEHVAAMPDLHVSEGIAVGTVFATEHQVVPGALGGDLGCGVSAYRFDHPAAALGPDVLRELLERLAQVIPVGDATHRGRGLALPPELESPPLSTQKLRHAWERLAPRHLGTLGGGNHFLELDRDAVGDLWLLVHSGSRGVGSAISDHHQRVARAMGEGSLPGLRVDTPEGAACVADLELACRFVRANRDTLAARALSVLASTLEVAPDAASTVDLHHNHVSREWHFGRALWVHRKGAMGLEAGRRGLIPGSMGTASYVVEGRAEPRAFHSCSHGAGRVLTRREARARIRPAALAQALRRVVHDSGRAASLVEEAPRRLPRHRRGARG, from the coding sequence ATGAGTCCTCGACTCCTCCCCGCGGAGCCGGGCGGCGTGCCCATCCTCGTCTGGGCGCGCAGGTCTCCTCCGGGCGCGGAGCAGCAGCTCCGGCACATCGCCGCGCAGCCGTATGTCGTCGAGCACGTGGCCGCGATGCCGGACCTCCACGTCTCCGAGGGCATCGCGGTGGGCACCGTCTTCGCCACCGAGCACCAGGTCGTGCCCGGCGCGCTGGGCGGAGACCTGGGCTGCGGTGTGAGCGCGTACCGCTTCGACCATCCCGCCGCCGCGCTGGGGCCCGACGTGCTGCGAGAGCTGCTCGAGCGGCTGGCCCAGGTCATCCCCGTGGGGGACGCCACGCATCGGGGGCGCGGCCTCGCGCTTCCTCCCGAGCTGGAGTCACCGCCGCTGTCCACCCAGAAGCTGCGCCACGCATGGGAGCGGCTCGCGCCGCGACACCTGGGCACGCTGGGCGGGGGCAACCACTTCCTCGAGCTGGACCGGGACGCGGTGGGAGACCTCTGGCTGCTCGTGCACTCCGGCTCGCGCGGCGTGGGCTCGGCCATCTCGGACCACCACCAACGCGTGGCCCGGGCGATGGGGGAGGGCAGCCTGCCCGGTCTCCGTGTGGACACTCCGGAGGGCGCGGCCTGCGTCGCGGACCTGGAGCTCGCCTGCCGCTTCGTCCGCGCTAACCGCGACACGCTGGCGGCGAGGGCCTTGTCCGTCCTGGCCTCGACACTGGAGGTGGCGCCCGACGCGGCGTCGACGGTGGATCTCCACCACAACCACGTGTCCAGGGAGTGGCACTTCGGCCGGGCCCTCTGGGTGCACCGCAAGGGCGCCATGGGCCTGGAGGCGGGACGGCGCGGCCTCATCCCGGGCTCCATGGGCACCGCCTCCTATGTGGTGGAGGGCCGGGCGGAGCCTCGCGCCTTCCACTCCTGCTCCCACGGCGCCGGCCGCGTCCTCACCCGACGGGAGGCCCGTGCACGCATCCGTCCCGCCGCGCTGGCACAGGCGCTGCGCCGCGTGGTGCACGACTCCGGCCGAGCGGCGTCCCTCGTGGAGGAGGCCCCCCGCCGCCTACCGCGACATCGTCGAGGTGCTCGAGGATGA
- a CDS encoding ribosome-binding factor A, protein MSSSRNRRSRSGSSFEPVSARHLRVQSTLFQDVSLLFRDALSDPRLEGVRLASFELTPDGRLIHLGYTLAPESASSPREVQETLVRASGYLRSQLAQHLDLRRVPQLRFTFLGLALDGGGEGGAR, encoded by the coding sequence ATGTCTTCTTCCAGGAATCGTCGTTCCCGCTCGGGGTCTTCGTTCGAACCCGTCTCCGCGCGGCATCTGCGTGTGCAGTCCACGTTGTTCCAGGACGTCTCGCTCCTCTTCCGGGATGCGCTGTCCGACCCGAGGCTCGAAGGTGTCCGGCTCGCGTCGTTCGAGCTGACGCCGGATGGCCGGCTCATCCACCTCGGCTACACGCTCGCGCCCGAGTCCGCGTCGAGCCCGCGTGAAGTCCAGGAGACACTGGTCCGCGCCAGTGGCTACCTGCGCTCGCAGCTCGCGCAGCACCTGGACCTCAGGCGCGTGCCTCAGCTTCGCTTCACCTTCCTGGGGTTGGCCCTGGACGGTGGCGGGGAAGGAGGTGCGCGATGA